A single region of the Halopiger xanaduensis SH-6 genome encodes:
- a CDS encoding Lrp/AsnC family transcriptional regulator yields MALDPDPGADVDLDRTDMAILHVLQDDARNITTEAIGDRVGLAASTVANRIANLEESGVIEGYMPMIDHENAGFEHRMLLVGTIEDADRDAVVDRVSEIENVVSVTVLMVDEDNVYVELVSRSQDRAERVADELNDIGIEISKTGVITEQRDRPFNHLGKKYTTDA; encoded by the coding sequence ATGGCCCTCGATCCTGACCCTGGTGCCGACGTCGACCTCGATCGAACCGATATGGCGATACTCCACGTCCTCCAGGACGACGCCCGGAATATCACGACCGAAGCGATCGGTGACCGAGTCGGCCTCGCGGCGAGTACCGTCGCCAACCGGATCGCGAATCTCGAGGAGAGCGGCGTTATCGAGGGATACATGCCGATGATCGACCACGAGAACGCGGGATTCGAACACCGGATGCTCCTCGTCGGGACGATCGAAGACGCCGACCGCGATGCCGTCGTCGATCGGGTGAGCGAGATCGAGAACGTCGTCTCCGTGACGGTGTTGATGGTAGACGAGGACAACGTGTACGTCGAACTCGTCAGTCGGTCGCAGGACCGCGCCGAACGGGTTGCCGACGAACTCAACGACATCGGGATCGAGATCTCGAAGACGGGCGTGATCACCGAGCAGCGGGATCGGCCGTTTAATCACCTCGGGAAGAAGTATACGACTGACGCCTGA
- a CDS encoding HalOD1 output domain-containing protein, protein MQRIVETVAATRESSPSELSTPLYEAVDPDALGRLQQSSDDSSLRVQFAYEGCVVTIDGSGAVSVSPAQSDSGSAVLSSETAVDGSSIASRDEDITD, encoded by the coding sequence GTGCAGCGAATCGTCGAAACCGTCGCCGCCACTCGAGAAAGTTCGCCGTCGGAGCTGTCGACGCCGCTCTACGAGGCCGTCGATCCCGACGCGCTCGGGAGGCTCCAGCAGTCGTCTGACGACTCGTCACTCCGGGTTCAGTTCGCGTACGAAGGCTGTGTCGTAACGATCGACGGGAGCGGCGCCGTCAGCGTTTCCCCGGCGCAGTCCGATTCCGGGTCAGCGGTGTTATCCTCGGAGACGGCGGTTGACGGGTCGTCGATAGCGTCTCGCGACGAGGATATCACGGACTAG